aggcctctcttcacttgcaaagatggaattataatgcCAACAAATATCCTTATTATGACAAATACATCAgtgcatccacctgccaccatcaaggcaggttatcttaattgcaaggtatggtcatatattccaaaccctctcagatgtttccagtgtcagcagtacggtcacttgaagacattatgtcatggttccttgatgtgtgctcattgaggtggcaaggatcacaatgcctatgagtgtgaaacaggctctcattgcatcaactgcaacagctctcacccatcctacttttgttctttccctaaatggttggaagaaagaggtgcaacatttgaaaactattaaaaacattatttgccCTGAGGCTGAAAAGTTACTGTCCATCACTTCatttcagacatatgctgctgcacttcattccactactacagtgggagtgcagacagatctctccataTATCTGACAGAGTAGTTCTCCATCCACATgaagtcttttgccctccatggttaaaagagttgatAAGTCAATGTCTACTTCTGTCTTTGTTCCCACCAATCTTTCTAGTGGCTTCTTGGATCCAGTTCCTTTGGCTCTGGCGTCTGCTCAGGTCCACCTGCTTCTTCAGTCCTGAGATGCAGATCAATTATTCATTCACACCCACAGTTGCTGGAGTCTTCATCCATCAATAGGGACCTGCTCACTTGATCTACTCAATAGACctccttctaataaagagaaatgaaacatttgaaaTCAGAAAAGTGCTCAGGTAGAAGAAATCTGGGCAGAGTAGaagctggaccaggccaactggttctctttcactgctctctcagaacttgattctgccattcTCTATAAGCTGTCAATAGAGGACTGTGTGGCAGTAGTGattgactgtattgtccaggtgGCTACTAGatctattcctaaaacctcgacgtGTGTGTCATGGTATTCTCTTCTATGGTGGAAACCTGCCTACTAAATGGCATGGGAGGGTTAAAAATGGACCTGGGACACCTTTCTTATATATTCAACACTTTCAAACTGCACCACTTTTCAGTAGGCCTGCACACATGCTTGCCAGGTAatacatcaaagccagaaggaatcttggattaaatacacatcTAGTATCTTTTCTACCACCAGTAccaaaattatatgaaacaaGATTCAAAGGGTCAGTAGGCAATATACTCCCCTCACCCTTTTGGCCTAGCAGGAAGTTGCTAATGCCCAGAACTGCAGTAGTACTCTTGGTACAAGCTTTTCTTGAGCAACTAGCACTCCTGTTTCATCCCCCACCTTCTTGACCATCAAGTATCGGGCAGGGCAATCACCTATTTCCTTTTGGGCCCATCATCTCTATGATCATAACTGCTcttttacattggtggaactcaaagttgttcttcattggtctggcagtacactGGCTGGACCTAAAGATATTTACTTCTAGATGCTGTACCATCTCTTTCCTGTTATTTTTTGGTTCGTTTTAACCTTTTGGCACTGAATAAAAAAGTTTAACgtttggcatggtgctgaatatatagttttaatacttcaactaattagggtatcagtactaaaagcatgatatctcagctataactcaacaaaagtccctgaaatttTTAGTggttgtacccaatactatatatgttaaattcaatacataggAATAACAGAAATAAAGGAAGGTCACCTGCCACACTGAGCCTTCAAGTTGACTGCAGTTGCTGAAAGGGTTAACtagatctgacaggagaatgcttttcctggTTATTAATAATAGCCCAATCTATTATCctccctttttctaagcctgggaaggattccaagattctttcaaactagcATTAAAATGCTTTGAGATGTCTTTGTAAGAtattagagaggatggttaatgctcatctttttttggttctttgaatcaaatGTCCTTTTGCCCATCTAGTGCAGATTGCAACAACagtgcttcaccatggaccatctaattcgacttgaaacgtcaatcagagaagctttcttaagcaacattttatttctatattcttTGACcttaagaaggcttatgatactacatggaggtatggtattttgtgagacctccactccTATGGGTTGTGTGACCATTTACCCACTTTTATCAAAAGATTTTTAATGTACTGGCAATTCCAAGCCCATGTGGGTTCAATGCTCTCCCATTCTTTCTTCCAGggacttggagtccctcagggctgtcttgagtgtcacattttttgacatgaagattaatgccatcaatgGACAACTTCCTCTTATCATTCCAAAAGGGCTCCATTTCGATGACTTCTATGTCTCGTGTCAGTTGTCAAATATCATGTTTATTGAGCACCAGCTTCAAACCACACTCAGTCTtaacaataacacaaacaaagCAAGCCCATTTTCATCAAATTTCCtttaatatttgtgtatatatattgctGGAGTTATAGCGAGTAATTAAACCCAAGAAACACATAAATTTATCTAAATTCAATAATAAGTCTTTCAGTGGCCGAGCAGATAAGGCTGCAAGCTTCTAGCATTAAAAACTAGGTTTTGTTGTGTtgatttatgtttaacaacaaacaaacataaaagcagccacccatcaccacccaccgccaactcttgggctactcttttaccaacggatagtggaattgaacgacactttataatgcccccacggctgaaagggcgagtatccCTGGTGCGTCGAACCCTCGacaatcagattacgagtcgatcgcccctaaccatgtggccatgtcgggccccaaACATAAAGAAGAGAAATGAGAAGTATATGGTGAACAAATGTTTTTCGACtcataaaaactattaattaaatgACTCACTGATCATTTTTAAATCctcacttttgttgttgttaatgaaacattaataacacaaatTATACCTCCTTATAATAACACAGAAactgaatacattttattacCCTTCTTGATgcaatgtttaaagtttttttcttgtGATATTGTTTTACAGTAACTTTACCTTGATTAAGAGTTTCTAGTCTTCtctattttacatttcttttagtaTCATGCATTAAACTCGCATTTATGCTAGAGAACATATACATGACTTATTACAAATCTAACTTTTCCTTCCTTGAAAATTTCTGTAGGCCTAAGTTATAGAGAACTTGATGAGAAAGTGGAGAAAGATGCGAGTGTTATAGTTTGTTGgaaataaacaattattgttgGTGAAGAAGATGACAAAATCCAAACTATGCAAGTCTCTGTGAAGCtgaacaagaaataaagaaaactgaatgttttaaTAATCAATGATGTATTTACACACCAAGGATGTTATCATGTCTATAATAgagttaataatacttataattccatacatatgtaaaataaaattgtttatgaatGAGATATAGCCATTATCTATTAAGAATAATAACTTGAACTTTGTTTCCtttgttattattctatttcTGTAATTGTACAAAGACaataaactattgagttgtatACATTTTGTCCTTTGCAAATATAACAATTAATGTACTACcatatttgtgataattttaaaatagtaacactgcacaacaattttttgaaaagttttgctttctgaaaggtttttgctgattgtgacggATACCTGGTGGGTGGGTATgcaaaaatatagttttggttttgcttcatcatgtaggaactctgaaaaatagacagttaactgtttactggcaataacgtatttaagtgagtttatgtttctaatatgctattaggTTCAACATaattttgctcctgattttcgtttgtattcaatgaccagtgcatcacgttgcagtgtccaacagtagtcagcaagcattgacggattccagttgccctgatatcatttttccattgtagcaatgtcctggtgaaactaagatttcgatgaaacagtatatgatgggcaaatttggatgtgattttcgtgatcagcagccaaaaatctataagaaaagctcaacagtgttcaagaagcaaaaacttgttgtgcagtgtaattagactttaataaagtaaaagctatacaaataattattttttaattttctatggTTTAACTGAAAACGACTTCTAAAATTAAAGTGATTACAAATTTACAGTTTAGACATCagataacaatagttacacctaAACAGTTATTTAAGTGTATCATCTCCACAAACAGGTTTGAATAGTCGAGTAGgttttgtaatatgtttattGTGTTAATACTTTAACAATAGCAGAATGCCAGGTGATGACATATGAACAGCAACCTGAAATTAGGTTCTTAAAGTGAAGTATTTGAAATGGAGATTAATTTTAAAAAGGCTTAGCTTGTAATGcccagtgatttaaaaatattaaaatggttttTATTCATAAACTAGTAGAAAAGCTAAATCTTCCATCCCTGACTTCAtgagattttgttttaaaaattagtacTCAATGTCACAAAAAATGTCCAATTGATGCAAATCTTATCTAAACAAACAGCAGTTTATATGgtaaattaactttaattttcagcCACAGCTTACTAATAACTAAGCTCTTCATTATAAGAAAGTTTTGCTTTCCATTAACTTTAGTTAAGATCTTAAAATGCATTCACGAGGACAGTCATGTATtcaatgtttctaaattggcatgtTTTTTTCATTCGTGTAAGCAACTTTCTTGTAGGAGAATGAATGCAACGTTACTTAAAACAAGGACAGGTGACATGTTAAAACTACTTTTGATGTTTTCAATgggaaaatacattatttatatctGAAAAAATACTGCAGATGACATTCtgattttaaaatgcatttatgttgtacatctacacagttattttatatatatatttatatataatatagaatatttacaTACATGCAGGAAtatgataatgttataaaaatttctagaatgttataCACTAATAGTTAATTCAGCTTCCAATTGTATAgagttatttaattaatcaaatagaTAGCAAAGCTGTATCTGGAGAAAAAAAATCATGATCCTGTGAAACTTCCAAAATTCATTAGGAGCATGAGATTCTGTATGCATGATGAACCAGAAGTTTCACAAAGTGTTCTTTAAATATAGTTTGTATAACCActtgtaaaactacactgaaacttttttttttgtacttcacATTTGAAGTTACTGTCGTGATTACGAAACATtgcatttaaaaatacaagtgtATGATCATGCTGATGTTCAACAGTATGTTTAATATTCTTGTGTCTGCTATTTAAATACTCCTAAAATTTCGATACATAACCTGGGTTCACAAAAGTAGTAATATTATATGTGGGCCTCCAgaaatataatagtttaaaaagacTAAACCATTGCTTTTTATGAAAAGGATGAGCTAGGGAAGGAACCAATCTGAAAAAAATCTACATCATTAATCTTATCATAAAGATTAACACTTAATCAAATAATGTTATCCCTTTGTTACAAACTacaataagtttgaaaatatgtATCTTTGAAatcataagttatttaaattgtaattaaacataCAATCAGCACTTAACTGTATTATCTCTtccaaataaatttaatatacaagTACTAAATGTCAAAACCACAAAATAAACTTCACaatcaaacattaaattttgtatttcattacaaaatttaaCTGTCTTTTAATAGAAgtataattcttaaaaaaaaaaaaaaaatcaacttaataCTCCTCAAAGACATGATTTTAAGTTCCAGTGTTTTAAATACAGGTTTTGATAGACATCCTcctttatatgtattttagtgAGGACATAAAAACATCTCCAGTGATTTAATCTTTGATGatgatgaagtattgtttaattttgtctaattcatcgttaattttatctggtgagcatagttttatggctgggtttatttggtttcttagtatgttgagtttttgttttgtttcatgtgctgagtcccaaggaatgtatagtccagtatgggtgattttttggtggatttctgttttgaattgtgtatcggttcttgtaattttgaggttaagaaatgatatttgattgctttcttcctgttgggatgtatagagttaatgtgattgaaaaaattaagtatgtgttctgtagatctgaatcccacaaccgtgtcatctacatatctgtaccagtatagtggtggatgtaatgctgtgttaattgcttgtttcaacttgtgtcataaaaatattggctagaactggtgatactgggttgcccatgcttaggccatttgtttgtatatagttgtggttgttgaacatgaagtttgtctttatcgtggtgaattcttggaggattgctaattggttgctgggaatgtctatagttgggttagggtctcggatatagagttctaaggctatcttgcaggcttcagtggtttgaacttctgtaaagagggatataacattgaaactggccatcaaggctttatgattaagttgatttagattacacttgaaattaaaagtctttgatgaatgagctggctgatgttacatttttggagaatgcccatgctatgtatttaccaagattgtaattaaacgattcatatgtggacattattggtcgtaatggacaatctggtttatgaggtttggggatgccatatatttgtggtgtgcgtgagtcggttttacgtaggtaggaataaagtgtttgtgaaattgtgttggcttttttcatttgtagtagtaatttgttcagttgcttctcgtgtgtctttgtaacattatacgcacacatctagacagaaagcaaaatcaaccaacaaaagtaaatatatctcacgaattaaaaagTCACGAAACATATACTGCTGAATAacatatattcccgacattagcagacaaataaccaacatttgacaaaaattatttttgtttacttgtattatttatctgttttgtCTCAATTTTCTTTATGCCTCAGAATCAAATTTCACAGATTTGGTTTACTGACTCTGAGTGCTATAAGCTTACAACTGAGATGCAGTGTAATCCAAAATGTCTGTAGAATTTATTCAGATATAAATATTGGATTTCTTCATTGAAAACATCAAATGCAGTTTGATTTACCAATCTTTACTGCAAACAAGTTTATACCAGTTCTGTTGATGCCAATAAAAGAATATTCAAATTTTTAAGAATGCTAAATAAATTAAGTGTATTAAAACCTATCATAGGTTAGAATGAAGAAGTTGTCCATTTAGATTACTATAAGGTATTATTAATAATGGCTACTCGTAAATGAAGCCTTCATTCATAAGTTAATTCAGTTTATaaaaatttacttgttttataactataaaccactttatttataattgttcataggcttatattttaaattatgtcaaGATAATAATTTGTCTTAATTTTCAAAGTACTAGGTATTAAATTGTATTCCccataatgtatataaagtttagttttatttgaatttttgtcTTGGTTATATTCAAAAGTTATTTACACTCACCAGGAATTCCTCCTGATGAGATTAtaactttcttataattttgaacaCATGCTCACCTCAAATTTGTGAACCTCTAGTATGTTGTGGACACtgttttatattcagtttttttctaattcattgaaatatttaacttttaatacaaCAAATGATCTCAGATGGAGATTAAAAGCACTTTGTAAACATACCATAAAACTCCTGTTAAATCCAGACAAAAACAGTTGAATTTTACAACACTTGTTTGTAAAAAGTACATAAATGCCTCATATTCATGTGTAAAATACATGTTGTGTTTGCAGTAGTTTTAGGTTATGTGAACCAACAAGAATAACCTCTGCAAGCTACTTTGGTTAGCCCTATATCATCTCCCCTTGTATATACAAGCCATATGTCTAATGTACCTTATACATGGTTTATTGTGGTCAAAGTATTGTTATAGTAATGGAAAAAACCATGGAAGGGTTTTTTCCCCATGTTAAAGACATGGGCACAAAGCTGAGGAAGATAATGTTCTATGAATTATAATTGTTATAGATGTAAATATCAGATGCTGGAAAATACAAAACAGTGATGAAATTCTTGCGTATTTTAATTACTTCAATATATTTTGCCTCTATATGTGAGGGTATAActtattaaaaatcattattaaattagttatttcaTTTTGATTAAGAAAGTGAAATCGGATAAATTCTTGATAGCAATTATGTTGCATGAATCAATTGtaaatttagcattttaagtttaaaatctcCTTGGGTTCTTTATGGAGAGACATGTAGACTAATAGTACCATTAaagttgtttgaaatattttattttcaatttattaattgTGCAATTCTTATTAAATACAATGGATCAGAAAATGAACAGTAAACTCCTAGTTTACCACACTGTGCATACCTCTAGttcatatttgtttaataataccTATTATCTATCACAGTTAAATAAGCTGTAATGTAACCAATAAACAATGCTCATGTAAGcttattatattaaacacttcaacaaaataacaaaaaggtACGTCAAATTCAAAAGTTTTGCTTTAACCAAAAGATGCTTTTACACCTCTTTAAGAGACACATAAAAGACAGCCAATCATCAAAGTTTGAGATCAACCTAGTGAGCACAACTAATTCATGTCTCAAGACTATaattgtaaaaactgtaaatgccTGATAAATTTGTAGTTGATCAGTGCCTGCTGTCAAGAATTATATTCAACAGGTTGTACCTGGGGACACACTTTGGAATGTACTTGGTGGAATTCTGATTCAATTGCTTCAGTTTTCATATTACTGTTGTCTTCATACTAAAGATATAAAAGCAATTCATTTAAATTTGTGTTCTCTGTGGACCTTAGaataaaattagtatttgttaattatggatcattttttaaaatctaaatatattaacACACAACAGAGGCATAGGCAGCAACGAGGAGTGTGCAGGGGATCTTTTCTTCTACTCAAAGAATTTAAGTTATCTACATGAAAGTcatgtatttatctttaaaaaatcagTGGATCTATTCAACTTTTTAGAATATTGAAGTAGTCAGTATGACTATCTATAATTTCAACAATGCCTTAAAAAGGGTAGCCTTCTTAGTTATAGGAAAGTGTCTTTCTATCTGACACAAGTGGTTACTATGTGAAATTAAATTCTTATTAAAGGGGCCCATTTTACAAGGATGCGTTAGTTAATTTGCTATGACTTTTTCCTctcattagtttataatattgcTTATCTGTTAAGCTAGTTGGGTTAAATATTGTGAATTTTATATATCCAATCAAACAAAGCATACTTTAGCCACAAATAACCAAAGGTGACCACAAAGGGAACATTCGTACCTGTTTAAGTTTATCAGCTTGTACTTCAAGGCATTTTTCTAAAGAACTGCGTTTGTTGATGCATAATTGttgcatttcttttttcttctggTCATCTTTCACCTTCTCCATAGCTTTTTCTAATTCCGACTTCTTCCCCAGTACATTTTTACCGCTAGAATGattgtaatataaatacatttatgtcGAAGAATAAATGACATTTTTTGCTTATGTTTTAATGATAATATACATGGAACGCAAAAATCTTATGAACATCCTAGTAATGGGAAACATGACCAGAGACAGTTAAGACTTTGTGGGAAATAtgtatgttattaattttcaacCTGTCcatatttctttctgtttgtttttttattataacgaaaaaattaaaaatatttaacaatctaTAAAATAGTTTCGTTGTTGTAAGTTTAGGCTATGAACAATGTCAAAAATGAATTCAATGAATTAAAGTGTCACAACactatattttgaaaattgtttgcGAGGTAAATTAAGCACAGCTGAATCTGAATAGGCCTTCCAAGCTCTTCTGGTAGAACACGCTAGGCTTAGCGTAAGAACATGTACACTGAAGAAAATATGCCTAGCAGAGTGAAATGACAGTAACTTTTTCCACAAGAATCCAGTATTTGaagctatatatttatatagctttGTAACATTAATGccatttacttatttttctaaattattcagtaaaaaatgttttttagatGTTCAACTGTTTCTCTGATTCATTAAATACGCGTAATAGATTCATTTCACACCAAAATAAATAACTGGTATGTTCCTGAATTGTTTTTAGTTCCAAGTTATGTGTCAGTTCGTAAGTAATCTGTAAATGTCGAATACATAATTTTGATACCACAAATGATAAATACTACATTATTgttaacaaatacataatttgaattttatgcaaCGGACAACGGCATTACAATCAATCTGTAGTACCCACCACTTATAtggccactcttaactgactgtagaatttatatgaattttatatGCGTCCACAGCTTTGCATATAGAGTACATTCAATGGCACAT
This sequence is a window from Tachypleus tridentatus isolate NWPU-2018 chromosome 5, ASM421037v1, whole genome shotgun sequence. Protein-coding genes within it:
- the LOC143250592 gene encoding protein FAM107B-like, whose translation is MLSEADRTELEEQEIVGPGPRSSSMSGTNDVKFPEEGLVVPKKLPNPCRESFERKNVHRELLFNNKIGKNVLGKKSELEKAMEKVKDDQKKKEMQQLCINKRSSLEKCLEVQADKLKQYEDNSNMKTEAIESEFHQVHSKVCPQVQPVEYNS